CTTCATGGGAGATTTGCAGTCACCCTCGTTCGGATCGCAGACGGGATGCGAACCCCTCCCGAAGCCCATCTTTCTAGAGAAGAGGTGTGGATCCCAGGCGAAGAACGTGCGGGTGGAGAGAAAAAATCGTACGCCTGCAACCTGCCTCCAAGCCTCACACTGACGGCGCCCGTTGAGCTCATGAGACACCGCTGGGTCTGCAAACATGGGCACCGGGAGCGTAAGCAGGCGGTAAGTCTCTCACAGTTCGAAGGTCGTTCGTGGCGAGGTCTGGGCCACCATCCTGCCCTGTGCTTGCTGACCTTCGGTTTCCTTCAGTGGCTGCTTCTCACCCAGACAAGGTATTCAGGACAATGGTCCCAACGATCAGAGAAGAACTGGCTGGGACGATGCCCCGGCCAGTTGTCTGCCCACGCTGTCGTGTCGTTACCGCTTATCCAGCTGGCCCCTGAATACTTCCCAAAGTACAGTTTGTAAAGGCACAGAAGCGTGGAAGCATCGGAGCGAGCGTTCCGGGTCCATGCGTTGAGGCCGAGATAGGGGAGCCAGATGTCTGTACCGATCTTTGTCACCATGCGGGGTGAGTCTCTTACCGCTGGATGAATAAGGCATGTACGTCTTTCTCGTGTAAGAGAGCCTTCCAGGCCGCTCCGATCAGGGCCGCACGTTCTCCGTCCGGGCTGAAGACAGGGTGGGGGCATGGGAAGCCACCAAGCCCGTTACGCAGCGCTTCCTCAAGCGCTGGCATGAAATGAGCGCGGGCCGCTCCTAAATTGCCTCCCAGGACGATCCGCACGGGAGAATAAGCTTGGAACCATTCGGCGAGCACTGCGCCAAGGTGATGACCGTAGGCCGCAAACACTGCTTCGGCATGGGCCTCTCCTGCCTGCGCACGCAACGAGATCTCGATCGGGCGGAGGCGTTTACCTGAAAGATCTGCGTAATCCGAGATCAGGCGTCTGGTGCTCACGTAATCCTCAGCTGTGGCATCTAGATAGGGTTCCCAGCCGATCTGACCTTCTCGCGCTACACCCTTACCCGCCGTCTGTATTCGGCCCGACTCCACGAAACCACTACCCAGGCCAGTCCCGAGCGTCACGCCCAAGATACGGCCCACCTCATCGTGCACTACAGCTTCACCGAGTGCGAAGGCGGCAGCGTCGTTCAGGAAGGCGAGTGGCAAACCCATCAGGGACGGCAGCCTGGCCATTATCCCTGCCCCAACATCAACCCCGTTGAGGGCTCGGAACTTGCCCGTGAACTGTCCTATGCCGTGTTCGTAGTCAAAAGGGCCGGGCATACCGATCCCGATGGCCGCCAATCTCGACTGTACCGCGTCGCCTCGAGCAACCACGCCTGATCGTGGATCGTTCGCAACCGCAAGGGCCGCATGGGCGAAGGTGTCCAGCAGTTCATCTGCTGAAGCATGCTCGTCAAGGTGCAAGCGCACACGTGGGCCAATGCCGCTGTGTGAACCGTGCGTACTAAATCGGGCCGCCGTGACGTGGCTGCCACCGATATCCAGCGTCAGAATGTCGAGCATCTGCATTTCGTTCACGACCGGTTGTTCCGGTCTGCGCCGTCCCGCTTCAGACGCAGGGTCAGCAGCTCAAAGGGGCGAATGTCCAGGGTAACCTGCCTGCTCTGAACGCTCAGCGCTTCGCCTGTATCTTCCAGAAGGTTCACTCGCTCGGCACGTGTCAGACCCGCGAGTGCAATGGTCGCGGCACCACTCATTCCGTGTGGCTCATACAGCCGAAGAATCAGGTCGTTGCCTACCTCTGCCCGTTTCAGTGCACTCAACATCAGCGGCAGCCCACTGAGCTTCAGTGCTGGTCCGGGGGGCCGTGTGCCGGGCAGCGCGGTCAGTGGGCTGTTCAGGTCGAAGCCCTCGCGGGTGGTGTGGGCACGCCGCCAGTCTCCAGCGTGCGGATACAGTGCATACGTCAGCTGGTGCTCGCCGAGGTCGGCCTGCGGGTCAGGCCACATCGGGCCGCGCACCAGCGAGAGAGACAATTCACTGCCGCTGGGTCCACAGGAGAGCGCACTGTGACCGTATCGCCCGTCGTTGAGCACGGAGAGTCCACGCCCGGGCTGCGACACGTCGGCCCAGCGGTGGGCACTCACCTCGAAGTGGGCGGCGTCGAACGGTGTGTTCTGGTGGATGGTGCGTGCCTGAGCCCCCAGTGCCGTCTCGTACCATGCTTCACGCGCAAGGACGTTCACGTCCGTGACCGCCCGCAGCAGGGTACGGCGCTCGTGCCAGTCGAGATGAAGACGCACGTCCAGTCGCCCGCTGTCTGTCCGGAGTGCGAAGACCTGCGTGACGGTGCTTGACCGCCAGCGTCGCCGCACGGTCAAGGTGGTCTCCAGGGTGCCTTCCTGCAGGGTGACATCGACCTCGCCGCGCACCACCTCGCCGATTGGCGGCTTACCTGGGACGTCGAGACCATGCGCCACATCCCACGCTTCCCAGGCGTAGGGCAGGTCGGGATAGCTCATCAGGCGGTGCCCCAGTGGCCCCAGGAATTCTGCACCGGAGGAGAGATCGCGCAGCCCGGTCAGCGTGCCGTCCGGGGAAAACGTGGCACGAACGCGGGTGTTCTCCAGCACCGTGCCGTTGCTGTCACGCCGCGCGGTCACACCAGAGCCGGACATCGCGACCTCTGCTCCCGGACTGCGTTTGAGACGCAGCTGACCGAAGGCGGGCACCAGCACCGAGGGTGCATGCACCAGCTGCCCGCCCGCCACCGACTGTACCGGAAGCGGCGTGCCGTCTTCCAGCGTCACGCCACCCTCGGCTGCGGGCAGCAGCACACGCAGTGGACGGTCCCAATTCGCCGCATTCAGCACCGTGAAGGTGCCTGCCTCTGCGGTCTGGCCGGTTTCCAGCAGTGTCCGTGCTCGCTGCTGCACATCTTCGAGCTCCGGCAGCGCCGTCTCATAGACTTCACGGATACTGCTGCCCGGAAGGATGTCGTGAAACTGATTGAGCAGCGTGACCTTCCACAGGTCTTCCAGCTCGGCCTGCTGGTCCTGTCCGGCGAGGGCACAGAAGGCCTCGGCCTCCAGCAGTCGGTGTTCCGCCAGCCGGTTGCCCCGCTTGGTCCGCGCCTGAGAGGTCAGCGTACCCCGGTGCAGTTCCAGGTACAGTTCGCCCACCCACACGGGGAGGTCGGTGGGCAGGCGGGCGAAGAGGTCATCGATACGCGTCATGTGCAGCGCCGGCATGGCCGGAAAGCACCTGAGCAGATCGTAAGCGCCGAGCATCTCGGTGGTCGGGCCGCCGCCGCCGTCACCGTATCCGAACGTCAGGACGCGTTCCGCCTGTGCCGTTCCCCAGGCGGGCAGTGCCTTCGCCTTGTAGCTGCGCCAGGTGCCCAGCACGTCGAGCGGGGCTATGTCGCCGTTGTAGCCGCCCGGTGCGGGGTTATACAGCGTGTGGGCCAGCACCCGGCTGCCGTCCAGACCTTCCCACTGGTACAGGTCGTAAGGAAAGACCGTTTCCTCGTTCCAGTTGATCTTGGTGGTGAAAAACCCGTTCATGCCCGCCGCGAGCAGCAGCTGCGGCAGGCCCGGAGTAAACCCGAAGGTGTCGGGGAGCCACGCCACCGTACAGGTTCGCCCGAAGGTCTTGCGGAAGTATTCCTGGCCGTAGAGCAGGTGCCGGGCCAGCGCCTCGCCGCCGCTCATCTGGCAGTCGGGTTCGACCCACATGCCACCCACCGGCTCGAACCGGCCTTCCTGCACACGTGCCTGTATGGCTTCGAACAACGCTGGGTCGTCTTCCTGCATCCAGGCATAGAGCTGCGCTGACGACTGATTAAAAATAAAGTTGGGATGACGCTCCATCAGTTCCAGGACGGTGCTGAGCGTACGTCGTCCCTTGCGCCGCGTCTCGTGGACCGGCCAGAGCCAGCCGAGATCCAGGTGAGCATGTCCGCTCAGTGCCAGCCGTCCCCGTGGCGGAAACAGGTTGGCCAGCTTCAGCAGTCCGGTCCGCAGCTCGGCGTCGGCGCGAGCGGCCCGTTTCAGCACCTCTGTCGGCAGCGGCTGGGCTTCAGGTCGGTCTGTCGGTACACTCCAGAGTCCGCTGGTGAAACTCTCGCCGCCGCCCATCAGTGGTAGCCGGGCCAGGGCGTCCTGCGCGGCACTGGGCCAGTCCAGCCGCTTCAAGACCTGTTCCGTGAGGTTCAGCAGCCGTTCGGCGACTTCGCGGTCCGCGTCGCTCTCCGGGCCAGGATGCTGTCCGTTCAGGGTGGACGCGCCCAACACCCGGACTGCGGCAGCGATGGTCTGCAGCGCTGTATGCAGCTGCACCACGTCCGGCTGAGGTTCGCACAACTGCGCCAGTTCCAGGTGTGGGCGCGGTGTCGGTGACCCGAACAGGCCGCGCGGCACCACCTCGGCTTCGATCTGCAGCACTGCGCCCACCGCCTGCTCGCCCAGAGGCACGCGGCGGTGATAGCGGTTCAGCCCGCCCTGATAGACCTGTCCTGCCGTTGAGGTCAGCACCCTCACCAGTCCCTCGCCGCCCAGATCGAGCAGCAGTTCGAGGTGCTCGCCCCAGCCGGGAGGCACGGTGAGCGTGCAGCGAAACAGCACGGGGCGGTCATTCAGCTCGGTATGGTCCAGCGGCCAGGGCTGACCTGGGGAGAGAGGCATCTGTGGCCCGCCCTCGATCTGCACGGTCCAGACGGTGAGGTCCAGCATGTGGGCGTCTCGCCATGCGGCGACGTACTCGGTCATTGCTTCTAAAGCACGCAGCCGCCGTTCCAGCGCTGAAACAGTCAGCGCCACAACTGAACCTCAGCAGACGGCGGCTCCTCGCTTGCCAAGACGGTGAGGACGGTTTCGGCGAGGAGACTGTTGGCCCAGGCGAACCACGGGCGGGTGAAGTGGTCTGGTTGATCGGGATCGAAGCTTTCGTGCATCAGGTACGTGCCCGCGGTGGTGGCAGCGAGCGTTTCCAGCAGTTCCCAGGCATGGGCGCGGCCCGCCGCGGTGTCCAGGCCAGCCGTCAGCGCCTCGATACACAGGCTGATCGGCCACACCCGGCGTCCGGGCGTGTGAGGACTGCCGATCCCCGCCGCGTACTTGCCGCGGTAGTAAGAGGGGTTCGCGGTACTCAGCAGCAGGCGACGGGTGTTCAGATACCGCTCGTCGTCAGCCCGGCAGTAGCCCAGGTATGGCAGCGACAGCAGCGAGGGCACGTTGGCGTCATCCATCAGCAGCGCGTTGCCAAGGCCGTCCACCTCGTAGGCCCACACCTCACCGTACTCTTCGTGCTGCACCACCGCATATGTCTCAAGGCCTGCCTCGAGCTGCTGTTCCAGGCTAGTCGCCCGGTGCGCCAGTGCGGAGTCGCCGTACAGTTCGAGGGCCAGGGCAGCGGTGCGCCGCAGGGCCATCACCGCCATGATGTTGGCGGGCACCAGATACGGATAGGTGCAGGCGTCGTCGCTGGGCCGAAAGCCCGACCAGATCAGACCGGTCGGCGCACACTCGGCCCCCTGGCCGTCTCTGGGCAGCGTGTCGCTCGGCAGCACGCAGTATTCGGCGGGGCGCTCGAAGCGGTAGCGGCTGGACCCGGCGTGGTCCTGCTCGGTTTCCATCACACTCAGCACCGTGCCGATCATCGGGCGGAGGTCGCCCAGGGCGTCGGCGTCGCCCGTCGCACGCCAGAAGTTCCACGCGAGCAGGATCGGTGCACACAGCGAATCGAGCTCGAATTTTCGTTCCCAGACCCAGGGGCCGGGGGGTGGCTGGTCGAAGCTGTATTCGGCGTCGGCGTCGTCTCTGGGGGTGAGGTTGAAGGCGTTGGCGTAGGGGTCGAGGGCGATGAGGTGTGCCTGCTGGCGGATCACCCCCGCGATCAGGGCACGCAGCTCGGGGTCTTCGCGGCACAGCGGCACGTAGGGGCTGACCTGGGCGGCACTGTCGCGCAGCCACATGGCGGGGATGTCACCGGTATAGACGAAGGTGCGGTCGTCCGGCAGGACTTCAAGGGTGGTCTGGAGGGTATTGGGGAAGGCCTGCCGGAACAGCGTTGCCAGCGCCGGACGATCCCGCTGCTCCAGCTGAGCCGTCACCTGGTCGAGGGTCGCCTGGACTGTCAGACTCAGGAAACGCCGAGGTGCAGGCATCTCGGTGCGGTGCTGCGGCGCAAATGCGCCTGGAGTACGGACCTGTGGCTCAGGCTGCGGAACAGATTTCGGCTGGGAAGTCATGAATAGTCACCTTCAACAGAGCGCTCAACAAGGCTGGAGCCGTCAGAACGTGAAGGTTCTGATGGCCCCGGCTGGAGACAGTGGGCTAGGGAGGCTGGATGAGACCGGCGACGACGGCATGGTTCAGCCGGCATTCACCTGCTGGTCGAGTTAGTTGCAGTTCGACTTGTAGATGTACTGGGCGAAGGCTGGCTGGTTGATGTTGGCCTGGGTGAGGCCGACCCCGCCGGTGGGGATATCCTTGGCGACGGCCTGCCCCATGATCGCCTTGCGGGCGTTCAGAACAGCCAGTGCACCCATCTCGGCCGGCTTCTGCGCCACGATGGCCTGAATCTGATTGCTCTTGAGGGACTGCACCAGTGCAGGGGCAGCGTCAAAGCTCACCACGCTGATCTTGCTCTGGCGCTCGGTGGGCAGCTGACGAACAGCACCCGCAGCCACCAGCGCTTCATTGTTGGCGATCAGGAACATCCCGGTGATGTCAGGATTGGCTGCGAACGCTGCGCTGAAGGCCGAGGCATCCTCGCTGATGCCCTTGTACACGATCTTGATGTTCTTATGGTTGGCCTTCATCTCGTCGATGAACCCCTGGATGCGGTCGGCGACCGTGGTGATGCCGGGGGTGATCGGCGGAATCATGGCGGTGCCTTTGTTGCCCATCAGCTTGGCGAGGGTGCGGGCCGCCTCAGCACCCAGTGCCCGGTTGTCGCTGCTGATATTGGTGGTCACGAAACTGGTGTCGGCCAGGCGGGTGTCGACACCGATGATCTTGATGCCCTTGTCGCTGGCAGCCTTGAGCGGCGCATACAGCGCGCGGCCATCATTCACGGCGATGGCGATCGCCTGGGGGTTACTCGCCACCACGGCGTTGACCACAGGGGTTTGCAAGGTGGCGTCCCACTTGGGCGAGCCCTGCACGGTCAATTCCACGTCACCCAGACGCTTGGCTTCCGCCACAGCGCCACACTGCATGGAGGTGTAGAAATTATCGGTGGTGGTGCCCAGGATCAGGGCGATCCGGTACTTCTTGGTGGTGCCCTGTGCAGTGACGGGTGCGGAAGCGGCAGCGAGAACGAGCATGGCGAGACCCAGCGAAGACAGCTTTTTCATGACAACTCCTTATGAGGTGGGCGCGTTGGCCCGAAAGAGGCAGGAAGGACAGAGATTTGTTGACAGAAGGGGAGGACAGACGGGCTGCGGAGGGAACCTGCCGGAAACAAGATCCGGCTCGTACTGGTCAGCCGCCTTCGGTACGGCCGCGCCGCTTGACGAGGTCGATGTACACCACGCCGATCAGCACCACGCCGACGATGATGTACTGCCAGTACGGAAGCACCTGCATCATCACCAAGCCGTTGGAGAGCACACCGGGAATGAACACGCCCACCGCCGTACCGACCACCGTGCCGGTGCCGCCGAACAGGCTGGTCCCGCCCAGCACGACGCCGAGCAGCGCCGTCAGGTTGTCGTTCTGATGGGCGGCCAGGGTGGTGCTGCCGAAGCGGGCGAGGCTCATGAACCCGGCCAGCCCGGCCCCCGCGCCGCTGATGAGGTACAGCGACATCGCCACGCGGTCGACATTGATGCCCGCCCGCCGCGCCGCTTCGGCATTGCTGCCGATGGCCGAGGTGTACTGCCCGAAGCGGGTCTGTGAGAGCACGAAGGCGCCGGCAGCCACTGCGAGGACAGCGACGATCACCGGCACCGGCAGGCCGAGGAGCCGTCCCTGACCGATATGGTCGAGCATCGGCTTGGGAACGGCATACAGGTCGACGCCGCCAGTCAGGACGTAGGCGGCCCCCTGGGCGACGCTCAGCGTGCCGAGCGTGACGATGATACTCGGCACCCGCGCCTTGACGATCAGGAAGCCGTTGATCAGACCCGCCACCAGCCCGGTGGCGAGACAGGCGATCAGACCGATCAGGACCGCGCCCCAGCCGCCGTCACTGCCACCGACCAGCGCCATCGCTTTGACGCCCAGCACGCACGAGAACACCAGCACGGCGCCCACCGAAAGGTCAAACCGCGCACTCGTCATGATGAATGTCAGCCCGACGCCCAGCAGCACGATGCCGCTGTAATCGATCACCAGTGTCTGAATGTTATAGAGGGTCGGGAACTTCCCGGGAAACAGCAGCGAGAAGAACACCATCACGATGAGCAGTGTGCCGGTGGTGAGGACCGCCTGCGATGAAGTGAGGCGTTTCAAGAGCAGCCGTACGCCGCTCTGGGGAGCGTTCTGGCTGGGACTGGAGGCGTTCACGCTGCGCCTTGCACGGTCAGGCCGGTCATGGCGCTAACGACCTCTTCGATGGTCGTTTCATTTTTGCGGAACGTGGCGACACGTTTGCCCAGGCGCAGGATCTCGATGCGGTCGGCGACTTCGAAGACATGCTGCATGTTGTGGCTGACCAGGACAACCGCAACGCCTGACGCTTTGACACGCAGGATCAGGTCGTTGACGTTCTTGGCCTGTACCACGCCCAGCGCAGCGGTGGGCTCGTCCATCAGCACCATTTTGCTGGCCCACACCATCGCGCGGGCCACGGCGACGCCCTGTCGCTGACCGCCAGACATGCCGATCACTTTGGCCTGCACGTCCTGAATCCGCACGCCGAGTCGTTCGAAGGCTTCAGCTGAGCGGGCGTGCATGGCTTTGCGGTCGAGCACGCCCAGTTTTCCCAGCAGGCCTGAGCGCAGGAGTTCGCGGCCCAGGAACAGGTTGCCTGCCGGGTCGAGGTCCGGCACGAGGGCGAGATCCTGAAAGACGGTCTCAATGCCCAGTTCACGGGCATCCATCGGGCTGTGCATCTTGACCGGCTGGCCTTCGAACAACACCTCGCCCTGATCAGGGAGGATGGTGCCGGTGATGGCTTTGACGAGCGTGCTCTTGCCGGCGCCGTTGTCGCCGAGGAGCGCCACGACTTCGGCTGGGTAGACGGTGAAGTCAGCACCTCGGAGGGCTTCGACCTGCCCGTACCGCTTGGTGATGCCACGGGCTTCCAGGAGTGGCGTGAGGGTGGTTGGCGGGAGTAGGGTCATAGGCCTCCAGAAACAGCAACAGAAATGAGAAGTAAAAAATGGGCAGGCGAAAGGTACCAGTGAAAGGTGCTCTCACTGGAGTTGATCAGAGGGGTGAAAGTGATAAGAAATGCCCACATGACTGCCAATCATGGGGATTCCAAGGCTGTGACAACGTTGACATAAATGTAAGTCAAGCAACCCGGTCTGTCAAGGTACATGGAAAATCGCGTGCATTTCCCTTTCACCCAAGCACAGCTTCGTTACAATCTGCCCCATGCCATCTCGCCCTACCATGCATGATGTCGCGCGACTTGCCGAAGTCAGTACGAAGACCGTCTCGAGGGTGGTCAACGACGAACCCAGGGTCGATCCCCTCACTCGCGAACGGGTTGTGCAGGCCATCGCCACCCTCGGCTTCCAACGCAATGAGCAGGCCCGCAGCCTTCGTCCCGGCCAGCGCTCCACCCTCATCGGTATGGTGACTGGCGACCTGGGCAACCCTTTCTACTCTGCCATCGCACGCGGAATCGACGAAGTCGGGCGCCTGCACGGCTATCTGCTGTTGTCCAGCAGCAGTGAAGAACAGCCCGCCCGTGAACGCCAGCTGATCGAGACACTGCTGCGGCACAACGTCGACGGCCTGCTGATCGTTCCTGCCGCCGGAGACCACCGGTATCTCACCCCGACCATGCTGACGGACGTCCCGCTCCTGGTCATTGACCGGCCGATAACCGAAGAGCACGCCTTCGATACCGTCGTCCTTGAAAACCGCCAGGGTGCCTTCGAAGCGGTGACTGCCCTGATCCAGGCCGGTCACCGCCGCATCGGCGTGATTGAAGGAGACTCGGAAGTGTACACCGGTTCCGAACGGATGCAAGGGTATTTTAGCGCTCTAAAACACGCGGGGATCACACCGGAAGCCTCGCTCGTCCGCCGGGGCTTTCATGGTGGCAGCCAGGCAGAACGCGCCACCCATGACCTGCTGAACCACCCCGAACC
The Deinococcus sp. KNUC1210 genome window above contains:
- a CDS encoding ROK family protein, producing the protein MQMLDILTLDIGGSHVTAARFSTHGSHSGIGPRVRLHLDEHASADELLDTFAHAALAVANDPRSGVVARGDAVQSRLAAIGIGMPGPFDYEHGIGQFTGKFRALNGVDVGAGIMARLPSLMGLPLAFLNDAAAFALGEAVVHDEVGRILGVTLGTGLGSGFVESGRIQTAGKGVAREGQIGWEPYLDATAEDYVSTRRLISDYADLSGKRLRPIEISLRAQAGEAHAEAVFAAYGHHLGAVLAEWFQAYSPVRIVLGGNLGAARAHFMPALEEALRNGLGGFPCPHPVFSPDGERAALIGAAWKALLHEKDVHALFIQR
- a CDS encoding glycoside hydrolase family 38 C-terminal domain-containing protein; its protein translation is MTEYVAAWRDAHMLDLTVWTVQIEGGPQMPLSPGQPWPLDHTELNDRPVLFRCTLTVPPGWGEHLELLLDLGGEGLVRVLTSTAGQVYQGGLNRYHRRVPLGEQAVGAVLQIEAEVVPRGLFGSPTPRPHLELAQLCEPQPDVVQLHTALQTIAAAVRVLGASTLNGQHPGPESDADREVAERLLNLTEQVLKRLDWPSAAQDALARLPLMGGGESFTSGLWSVPTDRPEAQPLPTEVLKRAARADAELRTGLLKLANLFPPRGRLALSGHAHLDLGWLWPVHETRRKGRRTLSTVLELMERHPNFIFNQSSAQLYAWMQEDDPALFEAIQARVQEGRFEPVGGMWVEPDCQMSGGEALARHLLYGQEYFRKTFGRTCTVAWLPDTFGFTPGLPQLLLAAGMNGFFTTKINWNEETVFPYDLYQWEGLDGSRVLAHTLYNPAPGGYNGDIAPLDVLGTWRSYKAKALPAWGTAQAERVLTFGYGDGGGGPTTEMLGAYDLLRCFPAMPALHMTRIDDLFARLPTDLPVWVGELYLELHRGTLTSQARTKRGNRLAEHRLLEAEAFCALAGQDQQAELEDLWKVTLLNQFHDILPGSSIREVYETALPELEDVQQRARTLLETGQTAEAGTFTVLNAANWDRPLRVLLPAAEGGVTLEDGTPLPVQSVAGGQLVHAPSVLVPAFGQLRLKRSPGAEVAMSGSGVTARRDSNGTVLENTRVRATFSPDGTLTGLRDLSSGAEFLGPLGHRLMSYPDLPYAWEAWDVAHGLDVPGKPPIGEVVRGEVDVTLQEGTLETTLTVRRRWRSSTVTQVFALRTDSGRLDVRLHLDWHERRTLLRAVTDVNVLAREAWYETALGAQARTIHQNTPFDAAHFEVSAHRWADVSQPGRGLSVLNDGRYGHSALSCGPSGSELSLSLVRGPMWPDPQADLGEHQLTYALYPHAGDWRRAHTTREGFDLNSPLTALPGTRPPGPALKLSGLPLMLSALKRAEVGNDLILRLYEPHGMSGAATIALAGLTRAERVNLLEDTGEALSVQSRQVTLDIRPFELLTLRLKRDGADRNNRS
- a CDS encoding glycoside hydrolase family 125 protein → MTSQPKSVPQPEPQVRTPGAFAPQHRTEMPAPRRFLSLTVQATLDQVTAQLEQRDRPALATLFRQAFPNTLQTTLEVLPDDRTFVYTGDIPAMWLRDSAAQVSPYVPLCREDPELRALIAGVIRQQAHLIALDPYANAFNLTPRDDADAEYSFDQPPPGPWVWERKFELDSLCAPILLAWNFWRATGDADALGDLRPMIGTVLSVMETEQDHAGSSRYRFERPAEYCVLPSDTLPRDGQGAECAPTGLIWSGFRPSDDACTYPYLVPANIMAVMALRRTAALALELYGDSALAHRATSLEQQLEAGLETYAVVQHEEYGEVWAYEVDGLGNALLMDDANVPSLLSLPYLGYCRADDERYLNTRRLLLSTANPSYYRGKYAAGIGSPHTPGRRVWPISLCIEALTAGLDTAAGRAHAWELLETLAATTAGTYLMHESFDPDQPDHFTRPWFAWANSLLAETVLTVLASEEPPSAEVQLWR
- a CDS encoding ABC transporter substrate-binding protein — translated: MKKLSSLGLAMLVLAAASAPVTAQGTTKKYRIALILGTTTDNFYTSMQCGAVAEAKRLGDVELTVQGSPKWDATLQTPVVNAVVASNPQAIAIAVNDGRALYAPLKAASDKGIKIIGVDTRLADTSFVTTNISSDNRALGAEAARTLAKLMGNKGTAMIPPITPGITTVADRIQGFIDEMKANHKNIKIVYKGISEDASAFSAAFAANPDITGMFLIANNEALVAAGAVRQLPTERQSKISVVSFDAAPALVQSLKSNQIQAIVAQKPAEMGALAVLNARKAIMGQAVAKDIPTGGVGLTQANINQPAFAQYIYKSNCN
- a CDS encoding ABC transporter permease, whose product is MNASSPSQNAPQSGVRLLLKRLTSSQAVLTTGTLLIVMVFFSLLFPGKFPTLYNIQTLVIDYSGIVLLGVGLTFIMTSARFDLSVGAVLVFSCVLGVKAMALVGGSDGGWGAVLIGLIACLATGLVAGLINGFLIVKARVPSIIVTLGTLSVAQGAAYVLTGGVDLYAVPKPMLDHIGQGRLLGLPVPVIVAVLAVAAGAFVLSQTRFGQYTSAIGSNAEAARRAGINVDRVAMSLYLISGAGAGLAGFMSLARFGSTTLAAHQNDNLTALLGVVLGGTSLFGGTGTVVGTAVGVFIPGVLSNGLVMMQVLPYWQYIIVGVVLIGVVYIDLVKRRGRTEGG
- a CDS encoding ATP-binding cassette domain-containing protein, translated to MTLLPPTTLTPLLEARGITKRYGQVEALRGADFTVYPAEVVALLGDNGAGKSTLVKAITGTILPDQGEVLFEGQPVKMHSPMDARELGIETVFQDLALVPDLDPAGNLFLGRELLRSGLLGKLGVLDRKAMHARSAEAFERLGVRIQDVQAKVIGMSGGQRQGVAVARAMVWASKMVLMDEPTAALGVVQAKNVNDLILRVKASGVAVVLVSHNMQHVFEVADRIEILRLGKRVATFRKNETTIEEVVSAMTGLTVQGAA
- a CDS encoding LacI family DNA-binding transcriptional regulator, with product MPSRPTMHDVARLAEVSTKTVSRVVNDEPRVDPLTRERVVQAIATLGFQRNEQARSLRPGQRSTLIGMVTGDLGNPFYSAIARGIDEVGRLHGYLLLSSSSEEQPARERQLIETLLRHNVDGLLIVPAAGDHRYLTPTMLTDVPLLVIDRPITEEHAFDTVVLENRQGAFEAVTALIQAGHRRIGVIEGDSEVYTGSERMQGYFSALKHAGITPEASLVRRGFHGGSQAERATHDLLNHPEPPTAIFATNNRIAVGVLSGMKGTGTWLPLACFDDFELADMLPVPVTVVTYDAAEMGRSAAELLFARLNGLAGEPVTKSLPVQVHTYPAVRS